The following proteins are co-located in the Octopus sinensis linkage group LG24, ASM634580v1, whole genome shotgun sequence genome:
- the LOC115223851 gene encoding zinc finger HIT domain-containing protein 1 has protein sequence MAFPKKSSGEKKESGRIREADKKRILDDAARKRRARKALEALESDNFQADPHADLKMSKKAPKFEEYMDIMNSGIGRKKKKNKVDQLKRCKKSFNALLEEEQMAIKKTPNYFSAVVPPSKFPEKHFCAICGFPSNYKCVSCGARYCCTKCLGTHQDTRCLKYTA, from the exons ATGGCTTTTCCCAAGAAATCATCAGGAGAGAAAAAGGAATCCG GTCGAATCCGTGAAGCTGACAAGAAACGGATTCTTGATGATGCTGCTCGGAAACGGCGAGCAAGGAAAGCATTGGAGGCCCTCGAATCTGACAACTTCCAGGCTGATCCACATGCGGATTTGAAAATGAGTAAGAAGGCACCCAAATTTGAAGAATACATGGATATTATGAATTCTG GAATTGGacgtaagaagaagaagaacaaagtgGACCAACTGAAAAGATGCAAAAAGTCTTTCAATGCATTGTTGGAAGAAGAG CAAATGGCCATCAAAAAGACACCAAATTATTTCTCTGCTGTGGTTCCACCATCGAAATTTCCAGAAAAGCACTTCTGTGCCATTTGTGG ATTTCCATCTAATTACAAGTGTGTATCCTGTGGGGCACGCTACTGTTGTACAAAGTGTCTTGGAACACATCAAGACACACG